The sequence GGAACAATGATTCCGGTTTATGCGAAATGAGTCAGAACTGAATCAAACTACATTTTATAAGTGGTACATTTTTATAATAGAATCTGTTTCATGAAATCGTCAAAGAAATAGTCAAACCCTTCAAATTGTAAGTTTCAACTTAGACCTACTCCTCCTTGTGAGCTGCAATGACTATGATGGCCCTATAGTCAGTGAGGTCAGTCACAATTGTTCTCTCCTTAACCTTAAAGTCATCAACAACAAATCCTTCTCCAGCTAGAGCTTTCCTGACAAATTCCTCATCGTATGTAAAAGCATGGAACTTGTCTTTCTCTACAGTGTAATATGATATTTCTAAAGACCCAATCAATATGAGGTGTCCTCCAGGTTTCAGCAACCTTGAGAACTTCCTTAGATATCTGATGTAATCATCTTGGTCTTTGCAGATAGCCTCTAGAAGCCAAGCGCTGATGATACAGTCGGCTGGTGGTAAGACTATCGGAGCCGTCATATTTTCCTTCTCAAGGTCACATATCATTACTTGTGGAATTGCTGATCTCACTTTTTCTTCTTTGTCCTGTAACTCATCACTGAAAGAAAAGGAGAAAATAAGGTCTTCAATCAGTATCAATATGGCCGAGTCTGGCACTGCGTCGGGAGCCCCTCTCGGGACCCTCATTTTGGCAGGACTCACATCGGCGGGGAGAATCCCTCTCCTGCAGTGGATGGCGCGGGTGTTTTGGGACCTGGTGCGGCTGGTTTCTCTGGGAAGAGGAGAAGATCTGGGTCAGCTCAGCGCGGAGGAGCTGTTGGATGGAGTAGCAGAGCCAGGACACGGGGGGCCTAGGTCTCATTAGCATGCTCCTCTCGGCGCAGGCCAATGAGCGAGCAGCGATCCCCTTGGCTCCGACTCCAGCAGCCAAGGTCGGGCTTCAGATGAGAAGTGATCCTCTTCTGAGGTGGAGGGTAGGTGGGGCCACCTACTTCATCGATCCCAGCCGGATGTCCAGGCAGCATCAGGAGAGCAGCATTACTACACCATTACCTACTGATCCTTCTATTGTGTGTTGGGAGGGGAAGGTTTACCAGGGGGGCTCTGGGGGGATTGTCTGCCTTTTTGATTGGATTGAGGGATTTAAGTGCAAGCCTGGGttctgggggggggcagtgagtaGTGTGGCAGTGGGATCCCCAGTGTCTACATGGGCTGGCCTTAAGGGGTCTAGTACTACTGTGGTTGGGGGTCAGGCTTTGGTGGGGGGGCAGGTGCCCGGCAGGCCTACACCTGTTGCTGGAGCTGGGGCACAAGAGGGCACTTGTCACGACTGGTGGGGTTTTTTCTGTGTCTGGGCAGACACAGGAGTGGGATAAGAAGGTTGATGGAGAGGGAGAGTTTGTGTGGCTGGGGGATGCGGCTAGAGGGGAGCTATATATATGCTTTGAGGGGCCGCTGGGAGCTCATTTAACCCATTCCCACACgagggcataactgtacgtccttgcgcgggtgggggagttcagagcgggtctgcagcagccaaaagcaatagaacactgatctcatcgatctatacaGTATAACTATAAGAGATCAGTGCGCGTATACtggaagtccccaagggggaataaccctgaccccagggggaataaccctaaccccagggggaataaccctaaccccaggggggaataaccctaaccccagggggaataactctaaccccagggggaataactctaaccccaggggaataaccctaacccaagggagaataaccctaaccccagggggaataactctaaccccaggggaataaccctaacccaagggagaataaccctaaccccagtggggaataaccctaaccccagggggaataaccctaaccccaggggggcttctagtatatgtgttaaaaaaaaaaaagttgtatcattaataaataatccccttccctaataaaagtttgaatcaccccccttttcccattttataaataaaaataaataaataaacatgtttggtatcgtcacgtgtgtaatcacccaaaatattattttatcacattcctgatctcgcacggtaaactgcgtaagcgcaaaaaaatcccaaaatccaaaattgcgcattttaggtcacatcaaatccagaaaaattgtaataaaaagcgacaaaaaagttgcatatgcgcaatcaaggtaccaatagaaagaacacatcatggcacaaaaaatgacacctcacacatctccatagaccaaaggctaAAAGCGAtaaaagcctgggaatagagcgattttaaggaacaagccatcaaataaaataaaagttacacatgttacatatcgttttaattgtaccgacttgaggaacatatataacaagctagtttttccataggacacacagcgtaaaaatgaagcccatccaaagaaaaagaattgcgtttttttcaatttcaccttgcatataatttttttttctggtttcgcagcatatgttatgcaaaaattcagcctgttattgcaaagtacaattagtgatgcaaaaaataagggctcatgtgggtctgtaggtgaaaaatgcaactgctatggccttttaagcacaaggaggaaaaaaacgaaagcgcaaaaactaaaattagcccggtccagaaggggttaaagcaggagGTGAAGGAGAAGATTTGGCTTGGGGAATATGTTAAGATCTTCTCATTATTGCCGCTTGAGAAGTTTAACCTGGACAAGGTTAAGCCTTCTGAGGAGAAGAAAGATAAGGAAGAGAAGAAGAGGTATCGGCTGATACCTTGCACCTTCACCAATCGGCTGCAGGCCTTTTCTATCCTGGCGAGTGTGATAGGGGAGAAGGTGCCGGGGAACTGCTCTGGGCTTTTCTGTTATCAGAAGGCCATTGGAGAAGCGTACAGAGTTTACGGGGCCAGGCGTGGCTCCGCTATGACAAACAGTTTTGTCAGTGGAAGGCCTTGCGGCCCAACATCTGATCATGACAAgctggtttcagagagttatattgatttgtaatttaattcccTAAAAAACCTCCAGCCTTcctatacttaccagctgctgtatttcccagaggaagtgatgtattcttttcagtctgacacactgctctttgctgccacctctgtccgagacaggaactgtccagaggaggaaaggttttctatgggaatttgctattgctctggtcAGTCTCAGACAGTGgtggcagactgaaaagaatacaccacttcctgcaggacatacagcagctgatgagtatgggaataattttttaatagaagtaaattagagatctatataactttatgaaaccagttaatttaaatgaaaaagttattcgctggataacccctttaatttatctgTTATACCCAGGCAACAACGACAGTGGGAGCCACTAAAATGTAGACAAATGTCTTACCTGTTTCCTTCTAATTCCATATGAAGCTGTGTAGCATGTCCCCAGTTAAACGCTCCTGTCCGTGAGTCCAGCCATCTCTTCAGCTCCATGATGCATCTGTCACTGATCTTCAGCACTATGATGTGTTTGAAAAACTCACAGGCCGCATAGAGATGGTGGATCATGGAAGTGCTGCTGAGGTCAATCAGGACGTCTCCTCTGATATGACCTATAGGAACATTTTATCTAGATTTAAATATCAAATATGCTAAACCCTTATAGATACATAATGACGTATGTCTATACCATTATCAACATAATATTCACtgtataatttttgttttttcaatattCTTATATAGCAATGAGCAAACTTATCAAAAGTTCTGGTCAGTTTGGCAAacttttgcaaaaagttcagtttggatAGAACCAGTTTGTTCCAGACATAGATGGTAATCCATAAACATATACATACAAGTTCCAAAATTCcttcataaggctatgttcacactatgtatgtgtgcggctgtattttttatgcggctggaaatgtgcggctgaaactacggccgtgggaaaaaatagacatgcggctcaaaacatacggtcatttacttggaaatctggttcaactaaaaataacaaataaaatcttaagaaagtgatgcaaacacctctggatgcatctgggaaagctgggaaacagtttacatgaattgctattaccggggtttgcgatcctctgcagtatgccgatgccgatgtctctcatggttaatatattgaattaataaaacacattttcgttgtaataaagtccctttcattgttcaataattaaatttaaacgaatccatcattttgcaattaaatatactgttaaaataaatatatatataaatacattttttgacagtatatttaattgcacaatgatggattcgtttaaattaaattattgaacaacgaaactgattttattacaacgaaaatgtgttttattaaataaatattaattagtacaggaagctccataagccgttaattcatattgccggcaatagagctttctgtactaatcatcactttactttaattaaaacatcaaacgtttcttctaattatgttatcacaatagcattattagaagaaacatttagaattatatgtgcgctcagctgattggctgatcggctgagggcacgtataattagcgaagagccagcgaagaggacacatcggggtgagtatagagctctccccaccccctccccagcactgcacccctcccagcaaggaaggggggtcacttaaccccttccttgctgggatgggtgcagtctgacatcagtctggcccccaaggggttaagggggatacattacatcctcccttaaccccttgagggccagactgtaagcagcgatctgtaaagatgctgcatactgtaaggagcacaacaccgctcacaatgatgggtgttgtgctcctgtttgtgtgttttttgtgtgtttctccctttttgtttttcagatatcagtatcctggggattacgtcggattcggtggactacgtcgatgaccagcggttgttttttttgtttttttaataaaatggtcaatgaggggtgtgggggtgtttttatttgaataaaaaacatttttcacttgtgtcttgtctttatttctttactttatagacttagtagtggaagccgtctaatagatggaatccattactaagttggggcctagtgttagccggtataaaatggctaacactaaccccccattattaccccagtacccaatgccaccaggggtactgggaagagccgggtgccagtggtcccggagcgtcaaaattggcgctcctggaccgggcggcagcaggctggtaagatttaggctggggagggcctaaaacaatggttcttcccaccctggtgttaccaggctgctgtcgtttggtttttaacccggctggttataaaaataggggggaccctatgcgttttttttaattatttatttatttttaaaaaaaccgcatagggtcccccctatttttataaccagccgggttaaaaaccaaacgacagcagcctggtaacaccagggtgggaagagcaattggtttaggccctccccagcctaaatcttaccagcctgctgccacccggtccaggagcgccaattttgacgctccgggaccactggcacccggctcttcccagtacccctggtggcattgggtactggggtaataatggggggttagtgttagccattttataccggctaacactaggccccgacttagtaatggattccgtctattagacggcttccactactaagtctataaagtaaagaaataaagacaagacacaagttaaaatttttttttattcaaataaaaacacccccacacccctcattgaccattttataaaaaaaaaacaacaaacaaccgctggtcatcgacgtagtccacggaatccgacataatccactggataccgatatctgaaaaacaaaaagggagaaacacacaaaaaacacacaaacaggagcacaacacccatcattgtgagcggtgttgtgctccttacagaatgcagcatctttacagatcgctgcctacagtctggcccccaaggggttaagggaggatgtattgtatcccccttaaccacttgggggccagactgatgtcagactgcacccataccagcaaggaaggggttaactgaccccccttccttgctgggaggggtgcagtgctggggagggggtggggagagctctatactcaccccgatgtgtcctcttcgctggtccgcagcacaatgaagtcactgtgctgcggacccgctaattatacgtgcgctcagccgatcagccagtcagctgagcgcacatataattctaaatgtttcttctaataatgctattgtgacaacataattagaagaaacatttgatgttttatttaaagtaaagtgatgattagtacagaaagctctattgccggcaatatgaattaacggcttactggagcttcctgtactaattaatatttaattaataaaacacattttcgttgtaataaaatcagtttcgttgttcaataatttaatttaaacgaatccatcattgtgcaattaaatatactgtcaaaaaataaatatatatataaatatacatttatttatatatatatttattttaacagtatatttatatgcacaatgatggatttgttagaatttaaTTAtcgaacaacgaaagggactttattacaacgaaaatgtgttttattaatttaatatattaactattagaggcatcggcattcggcataattgccggctatttttgaagtactccgtacggaccgcctgtcaatccacggccgcatttccagccgcaaacaatggtcttgttaattttttacgggtccgtttatcgggccgtagattcatacatagtgtgcactgtgcagccgtatatcgtatactttccagagtacgcatgaaccggaaaaatccggccgatgatttaccgcccgcaatacagccgcacagatacagagtgtgaacctagcctaagggtgcatttacacgaacaggatctgcagcagagttgatggtgcagatttgatgctgcgttcagttatttagataaaatctgctgtggatatggtgtgtgtgaagctaccctaacactGTAGTTCATCTAAGAGAGTATCTGTACACTTCTCAGCAGTGTTATTGCAAGtgtaggctggattcacactgcgtttttgtagtcTGGTTAACATTATTTTTCATTaacctccattataaaaaaaaaacaaaaaaccatgGTTGACGACATTTTTGTGTaaggtaaaagtaaccatttaaaaatggatacattaaacagactgcaaaaacagtgtgaactcagccttaggtgTTATGACTGTAACTCTTGGTACCTTGGCGTGGTCCTTGGTTCGTAAGACACGACCAAGACTGCGCTTATTCTGCACttatttgttttatttgcatttgtctgagctctgtctgaacactATGCTATTCCATCTGCTCTGCTGATTCTGATTTCTGCCACACCCGTCTTTCCCTGCTGAGATCCCTCTGGTCACTTCACTTTTAACCTTTGTTTTGCTTGGGACCTGGGTAATTGACATCTGGTTTCTCCACTCATTCTTGCTGGATTCTAGACCTCTGTTCCTATAATggtctggaccagacccctgaccacCTATACATTCTTCCTcagtctgttaaccctttgcccTGTTAACCCCATTAGCCTTCCTTGAAGCATGCTTTACCTTAGCTCTGTTacctgactattctcttggaCCCTCAtccaggtgactaccaggagAGTCATCTGGGTGCACCAGTACTTTTGGGGCATATTGATGTGCATAATTCCTCTGCTAATAATGTTGTTTCACTGTCTTTATGTAATGTGAAAGTTAATTCAGTGCACACATTTAAAAAGTTCAGTAAAAATGAGTGGGAGACGGGCAGTGACAGTTCTAGCGACACAGAGACCTGCGTGGTAAGAGACCACTTTACACCCACTCCTGGTTTATCTAGTGAGGGTTTGGTGGCCCGGCATAAAAGGGCGGGGGTGGGGTGTGTGTGCTGTTATGGCTATACCTGTTGGGACTGAGGTCCTTGGTTTGGAAGGTATGGCTAAGACTGCATACTTCTGGCCATGAATTTGCACTTAATCTGTGTTTTATTTGCATTTATCTGAGCTCTGTTTGAACACTGTCCTACTCtttctgctctgctgattgatttCTTTGCCACACCTGTTTCTCCCTCTGGTGACTTTACAATTACATCTGGTTTCTCCACTCATTCTTGCTGGATTCTGGACCTCTGTTCCTATTACGTTCTAGACCGGCCCCCGTGACCTCCCACATATACTTCCTTAGTCTGTTAATCCTTTTTCAGCTGTTAGTCTTTGAAACTTGCTTGCATATCTTGTATTGATCTCTCTGTGTGCTGTATCTGGCTTATCCTGATATAGGCTCTGTTACCTGGCTTTTCTcatggatcctgattttgtaccttgctgcccTTTTGGTTTGACCTAGCTTTCTGACTATCCTATTTGTTTTTTCTAGTCTGTGTTTTTGTGTCATAATTATTGCAAGTCAGGGACTGTCCCCCAGTTGCATGCAGTCACCTAGGACTGTCCGAGGCAAGTAGTCAGGGATAGTGGGCGGAGACAAGGTCAGAGCCCACCTTCTGTGTTGCTTCCCTGGCCTTCATGCAGCTTGTGACATTAGGTGTGACTTTTTTCTTTGGTACATCAATTGTTGTGAAAAGCACTTCATAGTCGGTTTAAACACTCGTTCAAGCTATCTTCTTTTTGTCAAAATGCAAGAGTAAGGGGTTTGTGTAAACCTTTTGTACTTAATTGCAATTTCAAATGTGTCACTATTTTATTTGCGGTAAACAAACTGTTGTGAAAGAGTAGTGCATAGAGGTTTTGTGTCCCTTTTGCACAGTTAGGGAGCTTTTCCACACTTTTCTGAACAATTTAGTCTGTTTAGTGGTGATATTGTAtctagggatgatcgaacatcgggattttgcaagttcgttcgaactcgaaccattggCTTTCCATTCACATTGAATGGAAAGccaatggttcgagttcgaaGGAACCTGAAAAATCGTGATAATCTGTAATTGTCACTTGCCATGCTGAATACAACTTTTTGATGCTACAGTGAAGGGTTAACAAGACAGTACACCTATGGAAAACTGTGACATTTCTTACCAATCATCTCAAAAGTGAATTTACGTTTAAATACACTTTGGACAACAGTAACATAAAACCCACAATGCACAATTATTAGTCTTCCAAGTTTGTATTTAAACAGGCGCACAAGGGACACAGATCCCACAGTCATGGTTTTTTGAAAATTGAGAAAGTTGAGCAAACTTTGTGCAGCATTAGATAatcagtggctgaagatgttgagtggacccctagggagtcctggaaaacaccgatacagcctatggttactattagagatgagcaaaccgggttcgggttcgagtccgagtccatccgaacccgaacgttcggtatttgattagctggggctgctgaagttggataaagctctaaggttgtctggaaaacatggatacagccaatgactatatccatgttttccacataaccttggCCGTGGAAACCATGTCTACAGTTCTCCCCTAATAACTGTATGATGTTGGCAATCATTCTGGAATTTTTGTGCAGAACACAGGGAAATTTGCAATGTTCTGAGTAAATAAGGTATTGCTCAAAAATTTTACACCAAAGTTCACACAACaaccattgataaatctcccaactcgaattctctgcatttgattacaagaagttggatgcagccctgggaagTCCTAGtaaacatgttttccaggcaacccttAGGGCTTCCcgaaggtttgctcatctctattcatcatTCTACACCAAGTTCTCCAATGTTCCAGATCAATGTTTCTGATCTCTAGTCCTCAGGTCCCCCTCTACAGGTGATGCTatccccccatgtactactggaCGAGTATAACAATCCATATGCTTCatatgtaacttatatatcacaaatGTTTTACAGAAGGCAGCTGTCATGTATTATTACATAGGGGGAGACAGGACAGCAAAGCAGGACATGCTTAATCCCTACTCTTTCCCTTTACCGTGAATACATATTACTATAAGTGATGATTATTTTTTGTTCCTTTTaagatcaataaaaaaaaaatgaaaaagaaatgttTTGTATATTaacatatgaaataaaaaaaaataaaataaaaaaacaaaagaaaaatatatacccAAACATAAAACCATCCAGATACTGTACATACCAATTTTAAAAGTTTTGGCAAGATTTTCCATGGGAAATATTAAGGAATCCTCTTGAAATGCCATTTCGGGTTTATCTGACATGTACTTCTCCAGAAGTTCCCTGGAATCAAAGCCGTGTATATTATAGCGCTTATAGGGGCTGGAACCCATTGTCTAACCTTGTATCACAGACAGTGCGGCTACCTCTATACTGGGGCTAAGAGACTTTATATAAGTTTACAAAGTGTGTTAGTAAGACCTACCATAGCCTGAGTTATTACCTAGGAGTCAGTCATGTGACATAAGAAATCACATTGAATATTAATCATCTTTATTTAGTAACAAAGAATATATGCTCAGCTGTACAATGTACATAAAATATAGATTAAAAATAAGATACAATTAAATAAAGTAAAGAGCTTGGGAGCACACACTCATAACTCTCCTGTAATAACCCTGCTGCTCCAGTGGTGGCAATGTGCCCGTGTTACCCACCGGTCCTGTAGCCTAGAGGTCACATACATTGTCCATGtgccactgcagccaatcactggccctggcATTGAAGGCACTGTAGGACTATGGGGGAAAAGATGGGCACTCTGGACACTCTTCTGTCTCTCTAGGTACAGTATGCTTGTttgtgagcactatatacagtacttctATGTGGAGTCTATGTAACATTTTGGAGTTTCTTGGAACCATGTGCTCATATATGTATTGACACCCAAGGTCATCACTGTGTGGCCTATGTATGGCACTATACAGTATGGCAAATTATAGCTATAGTATAGGCCATCAATCACAATAACTACCACGtagcccctttaagtaaaaaatatatagtaaactTGGCTATTTGCACATCAAGCTGTGTACACGGATGAAACTACGTTGTGTGATCATCTGATGGCTTGTGATTTCTTTGTCTATAGGAATTTGCAATTTTTTAATTTAATGAAGTTATCCTTGACAAACAATGACTGCACACGAGGATCATAAGAAC is a genomic window of Dendropsophus ebraccatus isolate aDenEbr1 chromosome 12, aDenEbr1.pat, whole genome shotgun sequence containing:
- the LOC138769248 gene encoding nicotinamide N-methyltransferase-like yields the protein MGSSPYKRYNIHGFDSRELLEKYMSDKPEMAFQEDSLIFPMENLAKTFKIGHIRGDVLIDLSSTSMIHHLYAACEFFKHIIVLKISDRCIMELKRWLDSRTGAFNWGHATQLHMELEGNSDELQDKEEKVRSAIPQVMICDLEKENMTAPIVLPPADCIISAWLLEAICKDQDDYIRYLRKFSRLLKPGGHLILIGSLEISYYTVEKDKFHAFTYDEEFVRKALAGEGFVVDDFKVKERTIVTDLTDYRAIIVIAAHKEE